A stretch of Miscanthus floridulus cultivar M001 chromosome 13, ASM1932011v1, whole genome shotgun sequence DNA encodes these proteins:
- the LOC136501346 gene encoding ABC transporter G family member 14-like — protein MPPQLEHHEQQQIAGGGGHRAAAALPPPNSVPTFSSSGGGTPSPTSVSATNPSGAVVHPTTSSPPSSAASARPAANSFPLVLKFEEVVYKVKLSKPTAGWCDKLSASAASMAAFGGGDGSKNKKATASAAGSSSSRAREKTIISGMSGVVRPGEMLAMLGPSGSGKTTLLTALGGRHGGRAVLSGKITYNGQPFSGSVKRRTGFVTQHDVLYPHLTVSETLWYTAALRLPRSLSAGEKRAQAEAVARELGLAKVAGRMVGGVRGVRGLSGGERKRVSIGLEMLVDPSLLLLDEPTSGLDSTTAARIVGTLRRMAVQGVRTVVVTIHQPSSRLYHLFDKVLLLSADGCSIYYGRAADALDYFASVGFASPLSINPADLMLDLANGITAQTTSGGDAEGMAALTAGSESEHKEVRAKLAAAYERHIAPAVKLDICAWETTALPAGSAGGHASSKSSSETWTTGWWTQFLVLFQRGLKERRYESFNKLRVFQVLSVATLAGLLWWRTPASHLQDRTALVFFFSVFWGFFPLYNAVFTFPLERPMLVKERSSGMYRLSSYLASRAATDLPMELGLPTAFVLILYWMGGLDPRPGPFLLSLAVVLYSVLVAQSLGLAIGAVLMDVKQGTTLASVITMVFLIAGGYYVQHIPPFVAWLRWLNYSFYCYRLLLGIQFPNGGGYYDCGHGVLCPVAEFPAIKAVGLNNHWVDVCVMALLLVGYRVVAYIALDRLKPR, from the exons ATGCCGCCTCAGCTGGAGCACCATGAGCAGCAGCAGATAGCTGGAGGTGGTGGCCACCGAGCAGCTGCAGCGCTTCCTCCTCCCAACAGCGTGCCCACCtttagcagcagcggcggcggcactcCCTCTCCTACTTCAGTTTCTGCCACCAACCCCTCTGGCGCCGTCGTCCACCCCACCACCTCCAGCCCGCCGTCGTCGGCCGCCTCCGCCCGCCCTGCCGCCAACTCCTTCCCTCTCGTCCTAAAG TTCGAGGAGGTGGTGTACAAGGTGAAGCTCAGCAAGCCGACGGCCGGATGGTGCGACAAGCTGTCGGCGTCCGCGGCGAGCATGGCGGCCTTCGGCGGCGGGGACGGAAGTAAGAACAAGAAGGCCACGGCGTCGGCGGCagggtcgtcgtcgtcgcggGCGCGGGAGAAGACCATCATCAGCGGCATGTCGGGGGTGGTGCGTCCGGGGGAGATGCTAGCGATGCTGGGCCCGTCCGGGAGCGGCAAGACGACGCTGCTGACAGCCCTAGGCGGGCGTCACGGCGGGCGGGCGGTGCTGTCCGGGAAGATCACCTACAACGGGCAGCCCTTCTCGGGCTCCGTGAAGCGGCGCACCGGGTTCGTGACGCAGCACGACGTGCTGTACCCGCACCTGACTGTGTCGGAGACGCTGTGGTACACGGCGGCGCTGCGGCTGCCCCGGTCGCTGAGCGCCGGCGAGAAGCGCGCGCAGGCGGAGGCCGTGGCGCGGGAGCTCGGGCTGGCCAAGGTGGCCGGGAGAATGGTGGGCGGCGTCCGCGGCGTGCGCGGGCTGTCCGGCGGCGAGCGCAAGCGCGTCAGCATCGGGCTGGAGATGCTGGTGGACCCGAGCCTGCTGCTCCTGGACGAGCCCACCTCCGGGCTCGACTCCACCACGGCGGCGCGGATCGTCGGGACGCTCCGCCGGATGGCGGTGCAGGGCGTGCGCACCGTGGTGGTCACCATCCACCAGCCGTCGTCCAGGCTGTACCACTTGTTCGACAAGGTGCTGCTGCTGTCCGCCGACGGCTGCTCCATCTACTACGGCCGCGCCGCCGACGCGCTCGACTACTTCGCCTCCGTCGGCTTCGCGTCGCCGCTCTCCATCAACCCCGCCGACCTCATGCTCGACCTCGCCAACG GTATCACCGCGCAGACGACGAGCGGCGGCGACGCGGAAGGGATGGCAGCGCTGACCGCCGGCAGCGAGAGCGAGCACAAGGAGGTGCGCGCCAAGCTGGCCGCGGCGTACGAGCGCCACATTGCGCCGGCGGTGAAGCTGGACATCTGCGCCTGGGAGACGACGGCGTTGCCGGCGGGCAGCGCCGGCGGGCACGCGTCGTCGAAGTCGTCCTCGGAGACGTGGACGACGGGGTGGTGGACGCAGTTCCTTGTGCTGTTCCAGCGCGGGCTCAAGGAGCGCCGGTACGAGTCGTTCAACAAGCTGCGCGTGTTCCAGGTGCTGAGCGTGGCGACGCTGGCGGGGCTGCTGTGGTGGCGCACCCCGGCGTCGCACCTGCAGGACCGGACGGCgctcgtcttcttcttctccgtctTCTGGGGCTTCTTCCCGCTCTACAACGCCGTGTTCACCTTCCCGCTGGAGAGACCCATGCTGGTGAAGGAGCGGTCGTCGGGGATGTACCGCCTCTCCTCCTACCTCGCCTCGCGCGCCGCCACGGACCTGCCCATGGAGCTGGGCCTGCCCACGGCGTTCGTGCTCATCCTCTACTGGATGGGTGGGCTGGACCCGCGGCCGGGACCTTTCCTCCTCTCCCTCGCCGTCGTGCTCTACAGCGTGCTGGTGGCGCAGAGCCTCGGGCTCGCCATCGGCGCCGTGCTCATGGACGTCAAGCAGGGGACAACGCTGGCGTCCGTCATCACCATggtcttcctcatcgccggtgggTACTACGTGCAGCACATCCCGCCGTTCGTCGCGTGGCTCAGGTGGCTCAACTACAGCTTCTACTGCTACCGACTCCTGCTCGGGATCCAGTTCCCCAACGGCGGCGGGTACTACGACTGCGGACACGGCGTGCTCTGCCCCGTCGCCGAGTTCCCGGCCATCAAGGCCGTCGGGCTCAACAACCACTGGGTCGACGTCTGCGTCATGGCGCTGCTGCTCGTCGGATACCGCGTCGTCGCGTACATTGCGCTCGACCGCCTCAAGCCCAGGTGA